The Sporomusa termitida genome has a window encoding:
- a CDS encoding ABC transporter permease, whose protein sequence is MGWYAVYCREMLLLWKKIGRMGYVFPSIISPFIYFFAFGLGLDGRVSVEGGYLPFLASGIIGMTVMTNGFQQTASSISAGRLYFRHFHSLVLSPVSHVAAAWGVVLAGMSRAAIFGSLILVVGFISFGIGIKSSTWFAGVLLGGFCFSSLGLVVGMLVRQVDDISLVNSFFITPMTFFGGSFFPIQNLPAWLSFLAGWFPIGAINTLLRANAWSGEAWEAALILTGLGGVFFAVGVYLYSHYSEY, encoded by the coding sequence ATGGGCTGGTACGCGGTATACTGTAGGGAGATGTTGCTGCTATGGAAAAAGATCGGCCGCATGGGTTATGTTTTTCCCTCCATTATTTCACCGTTTATCTATTTCTTTGCGTTTGGCCTGGGGCTTGACGGCAGAGTGAGCGTTGAGGGCGGCTATCTGCCCTTTCTCGCCAGCGGCATTATTGGCATGACAGTCATGACTAACGGCTTTCAGCAGACTGCTTCCTCAATCAGCGCCGGACGCTTGTATTTTCGCCATTTTCACAGTCTGGTTCTCAGCCCTGTATCCCATGTTGCCGCCGCCTGGGGTGTTGTCCTGGCCGGCATGAGCCGTGCCGCCATCTTTGGCAGCTTGATTCTGGTTGTCGGCTTTATTTCCTTTGGTATCGGCATCAAGAGCAGCACCTGGTTCGCCGGTGTTTTGCTGGGCGGCTTCTGCTTCAGCTCGCTGGGACTGGTTGTGGGCATGCTGGTCAGACAGGTTGATGATATCTCACTGGTGAACAGCTTCTTTATTACCCCGATGACCTTTTTTGGCGGCTCGTTTTTTCCCATACAAAACCTGCCCGCCTGGCTGAGCTTTTTAGCCGGCTGGTTCCCGATCGGCGCGATCAATACCCTGCTGCGGGCAAACGCCTGGAGCGGCGAGGCATGGGAAGCGGCTCTGATTCTGACCGGCCTGGGCGGTGTATTTTTTGCCGTTGGTGTTTATCTCTATTCTCATTATAGCGAATATTAG
- a CDS encoding ABC transporter ATP-binding protein, translating to MVWAKTRQSRMLMSGTSRTPWTSQSDTAANDNKSILERTTLQQKPMKAFTTDSACALSLAGVTKRYREHTLLDNICLNVDAGQIFGLLGPNGAGKTTLMKIVAGLVRPTAGAVTIFGINAALQTPQLRRLVGIVPQESNLERELTVTEALTVYGRLFGLESLHERVEETIAAFSLQGMRQKRVGRLSGGMMRRVLIARALLPKPQLLLLDEPTVGLDPDVRQEIWQIIQELAAAGKTMLLTTHYMEEAARLCAHIALLKAGRLALVATPEEIQRRYGGAASNEEALEALFIQLAKGEID from the coding sequence ATGGTCTGGGCGAAAACCCGGCAATCCAGGATGCTTATGTCCGGCACATCCAGGACGCCATGGACCAGTCAGTCGGATACGGCTGCCAATGATAATAAAAGTATATTGGAGAGAACGACATTGCAACAGAAACCGATGAAAGCCTTTACTACTGATTCCGCCTGCGCCCTGAGCCTGGCAGGAGTGACCAAGCGCTATCGTGAACACACACTGCTTGATAATATTTGCTTGAATGTGGATGCCGGGCAGATTTTCGGCCTGTTGGGCCCAAACGGCGCGGGTAAAACCACGCTGATGAAAATTGTCGCCGGACTGGTGCGGCCGACTGCCGGTGCGGTGACTATCTTCGGCATTAATGCCGCGCTGCAGACACCGCAGCTGCGGCGGCTTGTCGGCATTGTGCCGCAGGAATCCAATCTGGAACGGGAACTGACTGTAACCGAGGCCTTAACTGTCTATGGCCGTTTGTTCGGTCTGGAATCTTTGCACGAGCGGGTGGAGGAGACCATTGCCGCGTTTTCGCTGCAGGGAATGCGGCAGAAGCGGGTAGGAAGGCTGTCGGGCGGCATGATGCGCCGCGTCCTGATCGCCAGAGCGCTGCTGCCCAAACCGCAGCTGCTGCTGTTGGACGAGCCGACAGTAGGACTAGATCCCGATGTCAGGCAGGAGATCTGGCAGATCATTCAGGAATTGGCGGCAGCGGGCAAGACAATGCTGCTGACGACTCACTATATGGAAGAAGCGGCCAGGCTTTGCGCGCATATCGCTCTCCTCAAGGCCGGACGGCTGGCGCTGGTGGCAACGCCTGAGGAAATTCAGCGGCGCTATGGCGGCGCTGCCAGTAATGAAGAAGCGCTGGAAGCATTGTTTATTCAATTGGCGAAAGGGGAAATCGACTGA
- a CDS encoding sirohydrochlorin cobaltochelatase, whose product MKQTFGAFAKKAILVVSFGTTYADTRKACIESVENRMRAAFPGYEVRRAFTSRMITRRLAERDGIIVDNERQALERLLAEGFSEVYVQPLHIVAGEEYEKICGIVNEYTDSKKFRRLALGRPLLYYLGQEEQPDDYLTVIKALDVTAGADTAVVFMGHGGRHPANAAYAALQLKLQDAGKQNVFIYAVEGFPSLQRVVGQLRSAGIRKVRLQPFMLVAGNHVRNDMDGDEKGSAKSVLAAAGFDVEVKLNGLGENPAIQDAYVRHIQDAMDQSVGYGCQ is encoded by the coding sequence ATGAAGCAGACCTTCGGAGCGTTTGCTAAAAAAGCGATTTTAGTCGTTAGTTTTGGCACCACTTACGCCGATACCCGTAAAGCCTGCATTGAAAGCGTTGAAAATAGAATGCGCGCCGCCTTCCCCGGCTATGAGGTGCGTCGCGCCTTTACCTCCCGTATGATCACGCGCCGCCTGGCGGAACGTGACGGCATCATTGTCGACAATGAGCGGCAGGCTCTTGAACGTCTGCTGGCAGAGGGCTTCAGCGAGGTTTACGTTCAGCCGCTGCATATTGTTGCCGGCGAGGAATATGAAAAGATTTGCGGCATCGTCAATGAATACACTGATTCTAAAAAATTCCGCCGTCTGGCGCTGGGAAGACCGCTGCTTTATTATCTGGGGCAGGAAGAGCAGCCTGATGACTACCTGACGGTGATCAAAGCGCTGGACGTAACGGCTGGCGCCGATACGGCGGTAGTCTTTATGGGACATGGCGGTCGTCATCCTGCCAACGCGGCTTACGCTGCCCTGCAGCTAAAATTGCAGGATGCCGGCAAGCAGAACGTGTTTATTTATGCGGTGGAAGGGTTTCCCTCGCTGCAGCGGGTAGTTGGGCAATTGCGGAGCGCCGGTATCAGGAAAGTGAGGCTGCAGCCGTTTATGCTGGTAGCCGGCAACCATGTCCGTAATGATATGGACGGCGACGAAAAAGGCTCGGCCAAATCCGTTCTGGCTGCCGCCGGTTTTGACGTGGAGGTAAAGCTAAATGGTCTGGGCGAAAACCCGGCAATCCAGGATGCTTATGTCCGGCACATCCAGGACGCCATGGACCAGTCAGTCGGATACGGCTGCCAATGA
- the murI gene encoding glutamate racemase has translation MKIGFFDSGIGGLTVLGHALKILPFAEYIYYADIEHLPYGEKTKSEVRRYVQKAMDYMAEIKVDAVVIACNTATSVAGMKLRKNYSFPIIGMEPAVKPAVAYCKERGKKILVLATSLTLREEKFHQLIHKLDAAEMVDTMALGGLVKFAEQFEFDTLDVNQYLQKELAPLALPDYGAVVLGCTHFPLFSKILQQSFTKDTVFFDGGVGTINHLADILKQKGVASSFDDKIKFVTTNGKLPPSDVDYKKILQAYLHNI, from the coding sequence ATGAAGATCGGTTTTTTTGACTCTGGCATTGGCGGCTTAACGGTCCTTGGTCACGCTTTAAAAATACTACCGTTTGCTGAATATATTTACTATGCTGATATTGAGCATCTACCTTATGGGGAAAAGACAAAAAGCGAAGTGAGACGATACGTCCAAAAGGCTATGGATTATATGGCTGAGATCAAAGTAGATGCTGTAGTGATTGCTTGCAATACGGCAACAAGTGTTGCTGGCATGAAGTTGCGCAAGAATTATAGTTTCCCGATCATTGGCATGGAACCGGCGGTAAAACCGGCAGTTGCTTATTGTAAAGAAAGAGGCAAAAAAATATTGGTATTGGCAACTAGCCTTACTTTACGGGAGGAAAAATTTCATCAATTAATTCATAAACTGGATGCGGCTGAAATGGTTGATACGATGGCGTTAGGCGGCTTGGTAAAGTTTGCCGAACAGTTTGAGTTTGATACTTTGGATGTAAATCAATATTTGCAAAAGGAATTGGCCCCATTAGCGCTGCCTGATTATGGTGCTGTTGTCCTTGGGTGCACACATTTTCCATTATTCAGCAAAATTTTACAGCAATCGTTTACCAAGGACACTGTTTTTTTCGACGGAGGTGTTGGCACCATAAATCATTTGGCAGATATATTAAAGCAAAAAGGAGTGGCTTCTAGTTTTGATGATAAAATCAAATTTGTAACTACAAATGGCAAACTCCCACCCAGTGATGTCGATTATAAAAAAATATTACAAGCTTATTTGCATAACATATAA
- a CDS encoding zinc ribbon domain-containing protein YjdM codes for MNQLPNCPKCNSEYTYEDGILLVCPECSHEWEAGAETVIRQEKAVKDANGNVLQDGDSVSVIKDLKVKGSSSAIKMGAKVKNIRLVEGDHNIDCHIDGFGAMKLKSEFVKKI; via the coding sequence ATGAATCAATTGCCAAATTGTCCAAAATGCAATTCGGAATACACTTATGAAGATGGAATCCTATTGGTATGTCCAGAATGCAGTCATGAGTGGGAGGCAGGGGCAGAAACGGTAATAAGACAGGAAAAAGCTGTCAAAGATGCGAACGGGAATGTGCTGCAGGATGGTGATTCTGTAAGTGTGATCAAAGATCTTAAGGTAAAGGGAAGTTCTTCGGCCATAAAGATGGGGGCGAAGGTTAAGAATATACGTTTGGTTGAGGGCGATCATAATATTGACTGCCACATTGATGGTTTTGGAGCTATGAAGCTGAAATCAGAGTTTGTTAAGAAGATATAA
- a CDS encoding alpha/beta hydrolase, producing MKYRYRTHKWKSLVGAIFLLLMCPSTFDREAEAFNQVGTPAAAAGLAADSAGSPVDGRTEYQLKTFDLYFQKHGGNYRIFVSVPVGPVPANGYPVIYLLDGNLTFPMMQAAQKAAGSCPVVTVGIGYPIDAGIDVGRRYFDLTPPTPPDLIPIEAIGRGTFATGGRDTFFAALETELKPVIERIAPIDRNQQILFGHSLAGLLVLHILYTSPASFQAYVAADPSIWWNGGSILTEHASFMESEQARNAKAPVRLLLETAGKQALRAGISKADAASLTRFRSGLTGREIAADLGGLAGLHVSFQEQVDKTHGSMLPYAVADALAFALHLPGWEAR from the coding sequence ATGAAATACCGGTATCGAACTCACAAGTGGAAAAGCCTGGTTGGCGCTATTTTTCTTTTGCTTATGTGCCCAAGCACCTTTGACCGGGAGGCAGAGGCCTTTAATCAGGTTGGGACACCGGCAGCCGCGGCTGGTTTGGCGGCCGATAGTGCCGGTTCCCCAGTGGACGGACGGACTGAATATCAGCTTAAGACCTTTGATCTTTACTTCCAAAAGCATGGCGGCAACTATCGTATTTTCGTTTCGGTGCCAGTTGGCCCCGTGCCCGCCAATGGTTATCCGGTGATATACCTGCTGGACGGAAACCTGACTTTTCCGATGATGCAGGCTGCCCAGAAGGCTGCAGGCTCCTGTCCCGTAGTAACCGTTGGTATCGGTTATCCGATTGATGCCGGTATCGACGTCGGCCGGCGCTACTTTGATCTCACCCCGCCTACCCCGCCGGACCTGATCCCTATCGAGGCTATCGGCAGGGGGACCTTTGCAACGGGTGGCCGTGACACATTTTTTGCGGCCCTCGAAACGGAGCTAAAGCCGGTTATTGAGAGGATTGCGCCGATCGACCGCAACCAGCAGATCCTATTCGGGCATTCCCTGGCTGGCTTGCTTGTTTTGCATATCCTATATACCTCGCCGGCCTCGTTCCAAGCTTATGTGGCCGCCGACCCGTCAATATGGTGGAATGGCGGTTCGATTCTGACAGAGCACGCCAGCTTCATGGAGAGCGAACAGGCAAGGAATGCAAAAGCGCCTGTGCGCCTGTTGCTAGAGACTGCCGGCAAACAGGCCCTGCGGGCAGGGATCTCTAAAGCTGACGCCGCCTCACTAACGAGGTTTCGTTCCGGGCTGACAGGCAGGGAGATCGCCGCCGACTTAGGGGGACTAGCCGGCCTGCACGTAAGTTTTCAGGAGCAGGTTGACAAAACTCACGGCTCCATGCTGCCTTATGCGGTGGCGGATGCTCTTGCTTTTGCGCTGCATTTGCCGGGCTGGGAGGCCCGGTAG
- a CDS encoding GNAT family N-acetyltransferase translates to MIESERLIFRKIVRDDFAELCAILQDREVMYAWEHAFSDAEVREWIEENLDRYDNEGFSYFAAITKNTQELVGVIGPLQEMVEGVPYIGVAYILNRRFWGKGYALEGAKAAVQYAFAALQTEKVIAQIRPANLRSRQVAEKLGMEVAGEFTKQYHRKAMCHLLYVIERRKWRKMT, encoded by the coding sequence ATGATCGAATCCGAACGGCTGATTTTTCGTAAAATAGTTAGGGATGACTTTGCGGAATTATGTGCAATCCTGCAGGATAGGGAAGTCATGTACGCCTGGGAGCATGCTTTCTCGGACGCTGAGGTCCGGGAGTGGATTGAGGAAAATCTTGATCGCTATGATAACGAAGGTTTTAGTTATTTCGCCGCAATAACTAAAAATACGCAGGAATTGGTTGGCGTGATTGGCCCGCTGCAGGAAATGGTGGAAGGTGTCCCTTATATTGGTGTGGCATATATATTGAACAGGCGTTTTTGGGGTAAGGGCTATGCCTTGGAGGGGGCGAAGGCTGCTGTGCAATATGCATTTGCAGCGCTGCAGACAGAGAAAGTAATTGCCCAGATTAGACCTGCCAATCTGCGTTCGCGCCAAGTGGCGGAGAAATTGGGTATGGAAGTGGCAGGCGAATTTACGAAGCAGTATCATAGGAAAGCGATGTGTCATTTGCTCTATGTTATTGAACGGCGCAAATGGCGTAAAATGACATAA
- a CDS encoding helix-turn-helix transcriptional regulator, whose translation MTETEPIKAVIRMQDYIHQNINNELTIDDICSEAGYSKRHSLRIFKELLNKTVFEYIRDLRLAMVAGKLIDSNNKERILEIACDSGFESHAGFTKAFNRHFGVLPQNYRKRCFPNNYSAPTPMSYYYLLLRSKGMNTMSEVRTVTATFFTKPARKLIIKRGILSTDYFTYCDEIGCDIWDTLEKVPNRIDKVSFVILPEYLITEGTSKVGCAIEVPLDYNSSIPEGCDIIELAGQTMLWFQGAPYEDESWYGGAHSEMDNAIQNYKPELYGYRFAYDLAPKYYFLTSAKDGCRVLVPVVNLCEK comes from the coding sequence ATGACTGAAACAGAGCCGATAAAAGCTGTAATACGTATGCAGGATTATATTCACCAAAATATTAATAATGAATTAACCATTGATGATATATGCTCCGAAGCAGGATATTCCAAAAGACATTCTTTGCGGATATTCAAAGAGTTGTTGAATAAAACAGTTTTCGAATATATACGAGATTTAAGGCTGGCCATGGTTGCCGGAAAGCTAATTGATTCCAATAATAAAGAACGCATATTAGAAATTGCGTGTGATTCAGGATTTGAATCACACGCAGGGTTTACAAAAGCGTTCAACAGGCATTTTGGGGTTTTGCCGCAAAATTATCGTAAAAGATGTTTTCCCAACAACTATTCGGCGCCAACGCCTATGAGTTATTACTACCTACTACTGCGTTCAAAAGGAATGAATACTATGAGTGAAGTAAGAACAGTTACCGCAACTTTCTTCACAAAACCAGCCCGTAAACTGATTATTAAGCGCGGAATTTTGTCTACTGACTATTTTACTTATTGCGATGAAATCGGGTGTGATATTTGGGACACTTTAGAAAAAGTACCAAACCGTATAGATAAAGTTTCGTTTGTTATTTTGCCGGAATATTTAATAACCGAAGGAACTTCGAAAGTTGGCTGTGCCATAGAAGTGCCATTGGACTATAATTCGTCTATTCCGGAAGGTTGCGACATCATTGAACTGGCTGGACAAACAATGCTATGGTTTCAGGGTGCGCCTTATGAGGATGAAAGCTGGTATGGCGGCGCGCATTCTGAAATGGATAATGCCATTCAAAATTACAAGCCGGAATTGTATGGATATAGATTTGCATATGACCTTGCACCAAAATATTATTTTTTGACTTCTGCAAAAGACGGTTGCAGAGTATTAGTTCCGGTAGTTAACTTGTGCGAAAAATAA
- a CDS encoding AraC family transcriptional regulator has translation MLDKMNEALRYIEENLAGDIDFKEVARQACCSEYHFKRMFSFLANVTLSEYIRRRRLTLAAFELNNSDIKVIDVAVKFGYNSPDAFTRAFQILHGLTPSEAKSKGQVLKAYPRMTFQLSIKGGNEMNYRIVEKKAFHIIGIKKRVPIVFHGINPDIAAMWQSLDTETIAKLKSLSNIDPAGLISASTNFSEGRLEEKGELDHYIGVATTKDCPDNLMRLEVPALMWAVFTAVGPFPETLQDVWGRIYSEWLPSSHYELTEGPEILWNEHKDVTTLNFKSEIWLPILKK, from the coding sequence ATGCTTGACAAAATGAATGAGGCCCTACGATATATTGAAGAAAATCTAGCTGGTGATATTGACTTTAAAGAAGTAGCTAGACAGGCTTGTTGCTCGGAATATCATTTTAAGAGAATGTTCTCTTTCCTGGCCAATGTTACGTTATCGGAGTATATTCGCCGCCGGCGCCTGACACTTGCCGCATTTGAGCTTAATAATAGCGATATAAAGGTCATTGACGTCGCTGTTAAATTCGGCTACAATTCGCCAGATGCGTTTACAAGAGCTTTTCAAATTTTGCATGGTCTAACACCGTCTGAAGCTAAAAGCAAGGGACAGGTATTAAAGGCCTATCCCCGCATGACCTTTCAGTTGTCAATTAAAGGAGGTAACGAAATGAACTATCGCATCGTAGAAAAAAAAGCTTTTCACATCATTGGCATCAAAAAAAGAGTTCCTATAGTTTTTCACGGGATTAACCCTGATATTGCTGCTATGTGGCAATCATTAGATACTGAGACTATAGCTAAACTAAAAAGCCTTTCAAACATTGACCCTGCAGGGCTAATTAGCGCATCTACAAACTTCTCCGAAGGCAGGCTGGAGGAGAAAGGCGAACTTGACCATTATATTGGCGTAGCGACAACTAAGGATTGTCCTGACAACCTGATGCGACTGGAAGTACCCGCGTTAATGTGGGCCGTATTTACAGCAGTTGGGCCCTTTCCTGAGACACTTCAAGATGTATGGGGACGCATCTATTCTGAATGGTTACCTTCCTCACACTATGAATTAACGGAAGGACCAGAAATCTTATGGAACGAGCATAAAGATGTAACCACACTGAATTTTAAAAGTGAGATATGGCTGCCGATTTTGAAAAAATAG
- the rpsD gene encoding 30S ribosomal protein S4, translating into MATQTKPRFKLCRRFGVNICGHPKALNRLEKAGRRINKKISNYGIQLLEKQKLKAYYGVLEKQFARYMQKALNSRDVSGLVLLKALECRLDNLVYRIGFANSIRQARQMVNHGHIQVNGKRVDIPSYAVAVGDVVSLQEKFRNNEMFVSNFRDLRSFNLPYIEKNYDDFSGTLLRQPNREELPIEVNEIHIIELYSR; encoded by the coding sequence TTGGCAACTCAAACAAAGCCCCGGTTTAAACTTTGCCGCCGTTTTGGCGTAAACATCTGCGGTCACCCTAAAGCCCTCAACCGCCTTGAAAAAGCAGGCAGGCGAATTAATAAAAAAATCTCTAACTACGGCATTCAGCTGCTGGAAAAACAAAAGTTGAAAGCTTATTATGGAGTACTGGAAAAACAGTTTGCCCGGTATATGCAAAAAGCCCTGAACAGCCGGGACGTCAGCGGTCTTGTCCTATTAAAAGCGCTGGAATGCCGTCTTGATAATCTGGTCTACCGTATCGGCTTTGCCAATTCCATACGACAAGCGCGCCAAATGGTTAACCATGGCCACATTCAAGTCAATGGGAAACGCGTTGATATTCCGTCCTATGCTGTTGCAGTAGGTGATGTTGTCAGCTTGCAGGAGAAATTCCGTAACAACGAAATGTTTGTCAGCAATTTTCGCGACCTCAGATCCTTTAATTTGCCCTATATTGAGAAGAACTACGACGATTTTAGCGGAACGCTGCTGCGCCAGCCCAATCGGGAAGAATTGCCAATTGAAGTCAATGAAATTCATATTATCGAGTTGTATTCGCGCTAA
- a CDS encoding aspartate/glutamate racemase family protein, with amino-acid sequence MKTIGLIGGMSWESSLEYYRLINETVALKLGGLHSAQCLMYSVDFEEIETLQHQNRWDKLTDIMVAAAARLKNGGADFVVICTNTMHKTAADIETRAGIKVLHIAEVTGHTIAQQGMKKVGLLGTKFTMEQDFYKQVLQEKFDITVVIPDEAEREFVHHVIYHELCQGMIRPDSRTRFTTIIDKLAANGAAGVVLGCTEIPLLIRQADVEIPVFDTTRLHAVAAVEYALK; translated from the coding sequence TTGAAAACAATCGGATTGATCGGCGGTATGAGCTGGGAGTCGTCACTGGAATATTACAGGCTGATCAATGAAACGGTTGCCCTGAAGCTGGGCGGGCTTCATTCGGCCCAATGCCTGATGTATTCCGTCGATTTTGAGGAAATAGAAACCTTGCAGCATCAAAACCGCTGGGACAAACTGACCGATATCATGGTAGCTGCCGCTGCCAGGCTGAAAAACGGCGGTGCTGATTTTGTGGTTATCTGTACGAACACGATGCACAAAACGGCAGCTGACATAGAGACGCGAGCCGGCATCAAGGTATTGCATATTGCCGAAGTAACAGGACACACCATTGCCCAACAGGGAATGAAAAAGGTTGGCCTCCTGGGGACTAAATTCACGATGGAACAAGACTTCTATAAGCAGGTCCTGCAAGAAAAATTTGATATAACCGTAGTGATTCCCGATGAAGCGGAAAGAGAATTCGTTCATCATGTGATTTACCATGAATTGTGCCAGGGAATGATCCGGCCTGATTCCAGGACGCGGTTTACCACCATCATCGATAAGCTGGCGGCAAACGGGGCAGCGGGAGTTGTATTAGGCTGTACGGAAATCCCTTTGCTGATAAGGCAGGCCGATGTTGAAATCCCGGTTTTTGATACAACCAGGCTGCATGCCGTTGCCGCAGTGGAATATGCATTAAAATAG
- a CDS encoding transposase: protein MGRQARQLSSSGFYHIIFRGINHQHIFEDESDYIYFLTALQNLKVDLVFELNSYCLMSNHVHLLVREKRLGDISLIMKRLLTKYAMYFNRKYQRSGALIASRYKSVPVEVDEYFIPLQRYIHQNPVKAGLVNKLEEYPFSSYREYLFGGSLTDTGFALELTGRDEWIRLHQIETDDRFEPLGKQSIDDREIRRRIMQYTNGCEPHEIGSWEKAERDTMLRKLKEEGLSIRQIERVTGISRGVVAKKLTKKERPVRQEAHGV from the coding sequence GTGGGAAGGCAGGCGCGCCAGTTAAGCAGCAGCGGCTTTTATCATATCATATTTCGTGGAATTAATCATCAACACATATTTGAAGACGAGAGTGATTATATTTATTTTCTGACGGCATTACAGAACTTGAAAGTCGACCTTGTATTTGAGCTGAATAGCTATTGTTTAATGAGTAATCACGTTCATCTTCTTGTGAGGGAAAAGCGTCTAGGAGATATATCGCTGATTATGAAACGCCTACTGACCAAATACGCAATGTACTTTAACCGCAAGTATCAACGTAGCGGAGCGCTGATAGCGAGTCGTTATAAAAGCGTACCGGTAGAAGTGGACGAATATTTTATTCCGTTGCAGCGCTATATACATCAGAATCCGGTGAAAGCGGGGCTAGTAAATAAACTGGAAGAATACCCGTTTAGTAGTTATAGAGAGTATTTATTTGGCGGATCTTTAACTGATACTGGGTTTGCGCTAGAGCTAACCGGGCGTGATGAATGGATCCGACTACATCAAATTGAGACTGATGATAGGTTTGAACCTTTAGGGAAACAAAGTATAGATGATAGGGAGATTCGTCGCAGAATCATGCAATATACGAATGGGTGCGAACCGCACGAGATCGGTTCATGGGAAAAAGCCGAGCGTGATACCATGCTAAGAAAACTAAAAGAGGAGGGATTATCGATTCGCCAGATTGAGAGAGTGACCGGCATCTCCCGGGGTGTTGTGGCAAAAAAGTTGACAAAAAAGGAACGTCCCGTGCGCCAAGAAGCACACGGAGTATAG